The DNA segment GCCAAAAAAGGCCTGGTCTGGCTGGCGCCGTCGCGCTTCAGCAACACCTACGCCTTGGGGCTGCCGGACAAGATCGCCAAAGAGTATCCCCAGCTCAACACCGTCAGCGACCTGACCCGAGTGCTCAAGGACGAGGCTGACCAGGGCCACATCGTTGCCCTGGATACCGAGTTTGCCAACCGCTCCGATGGTCTGGGCGGGCTGGTCAAGCATTACGACATGAATCTGGGCCGGGAAAACATCCGCCAGATGGACGCAGGGCTGGTTTATACCGCGATGCGCAACGGCCAGGTTTTTGCCGGTCTGGTGTACACCACTGACGGGCGCCTGGACGCCTTCAAGCTCAAGGTGCTGGACGACGACAAGCATTACTTCCCGGACTACACCGCCGCCCCGGTCGTGCGCAAGGCGTTCCTCGACCAGCACCCGGAACTGGCCGGGCTGCTCAAACCGCTGGCCGAACTGCTCGACAACGCCACCATGCGTGCACTGAACGCCAAGGTCGATGTCGACCATCAGAGCCCGTCCACCGTGGCCGCAGAGTTCCTGCGCCAGCATCCACTCAACTAAAAGAGACAGACGTATGGATTTGTTGAACGCCTTCTCCCATATGGACTGGAATCAGGTCCTGCACCTGACCGGGCAGCACATCACCCTGGTCGGCGTCGCGGTGACCCTGGCGATTCTGGTCGGCGTGCCGCTGGGTATCCTGATGACCCGCTTCCCGACCCTGGCAGGTCCTCTGCAAGCCAGTGCCACGGTGTTGCTGACCGTGCCGTCCATTGCGCTGTTCGGCTTGCTGCTGCCGTTCTATTCCAAATTTGGCCAGGGCCTGGGGCCGCTGCCGGCCATCACCGCCGTGTTTCTGTATTCGTTGTTGCCGATCATGCGCAACACCTACCTGGCCCTGACCGGTGTCGAACCGGGCATTCGGGAAGCGGCCAAGGGCATTGGCATGACCTTCGGCCAGCGTCTGCGCATGGTCGAGCTGCCCATCGCCGTACCGGTGATTCTCGCCGGGGTGCGCACTGCCGTGGTGATGAACATCGGCGTCATGACCATTGCCGCGACCATTGGCGCCGGCGGTCTTGGTGTACTCATTCTTGCTTCTATCAGCCGCAGCGATATGTCGATGCTGATCGTCGGCGCCGTGCTGGTCAGCATTCTGGCCATCATCGCCGACCTGCTTCTGCAATGGCTGCAACGCTCGCTGACTCCCAAAGGACTCCTGAAATGATCGAACTTCAAAACCTCACCAAGACTTTCCAGAGCAACGGCAAAGAAGTGAAGGCGGTCGACTCGGTCAGCCTCACGGTCAACGAAGGCGAAATCTGCGTGTTCCTCGGCCCGTCGGGCTGTGGCAAGAGCACCACGCTGAAGATGATCAACCGCCTGATCGAGCCGACCTCCGGCAAGGTCCTGATCAACGGTGAAGACACCACCGGCCTGGACGAAGTGACCCTGCGCCGCAATATCGGCTATGTGATCCAGCAGATCGGCTTGTTCCCGAACATGACCATCGAGGAAAACATCGTGGTGGTGCCCAAACTGTTGGGCTGGGACAAGCAGAAGTGCCATGACCGCGCTCGCGAGTTGATGAGCATGATCAAGCTCGAACCCAAGCAGTACCTGCACCGTTACCCGCGCGAGTTGTCCGGTGGTCAGCAACAGCGTATCGGGGTGATCCGTGCGCTGGCCGCCGAGGCGCCGCTGTTGCTGATGGACGAGCCGTTCGGCGCGGTCGACCCGATCAACCGCGAGATGATCCAGAACGAGTTCTTCGAGATGCAGCGGGCGCTGAACAAGACCGTGATCATGGTCAGCCACGACATCGACGAAGCGCTCAAACTGGGCGACAAGATCGCGATTTTCCGCGCTGGCAAACTGATCCAGATCGACCACCCGGACACCCTGCTGGCGCACCCGGCGGACGACTTCGTCTCCAACTTCGTTGGCCAGGACAGCACCCTCAAGCGCCTGCTGCTGGTCAAGGCCGAAGACGCCGCCGACAACGCGCCGTCAGTCAGCCCCGAGACGCCAGTGGCCGATGCGCTGGAGGTGATGGACGATCAGGACCGTCGCTACGTGGTGGTCACGGACGCAGACAACAAGGCCATGGGCTACGTGCGCCGCCGCGACCTGCACCGCCAGACCGGCACCTGTGCGCAGTTCCTGCGCGAGTTCAACGCCACGGCAGCCTATGACGAAAATCTGCGCATCCTGCTGTCGCGCATGTACGAGTTCAACCGCGCCTGGCTGCCGGTGCTGGACGCCGAGCGGGTGTTCCTGGGCGAGGTGACCCAAGAGTCGATTGCCGCTTACCTGAGTTCGGGACGCTCGCGCGGGGCCAAGACCAGCATCGTCTCGCCAGCGGAACTGGCGGCGTCCTGATAAGTGGCAGCGCTTTGCGCTGCTTTCGCCGCCGGCGAAAGCAGTGCGCAGCACTGCCAGCCTTTCAAACCTATGCCTTCTTGCGGCAGTACTCCGACACGATCACCCCGCCAATCGCCAGCAGCCCGCCCAGGGTGATCCAGGCCGTCAGTTGTTCCCCCAGCAGCACAGTCGCCAGCACGGCGGTGATCACCGGCACCAGATTGAAGAACGGCGCGGTACGCGAGGCGCCCAGTCGGGAAATGGCGTGGATCCAGGCCAGTGGCGCACAGATCGAGGCGCCGATGCCGGCAAAGCCGACCAGGGCCAGCACTTCACCGGTCAGCGCATGCCGCTCGGTGAGCAGGTAGAACGGCGCCAGGGCCACACTGGCGACGATGGCCTGGGTGTAGACCGTCTGCAGCATCGGCAACTGGATCTTCCAGCGCTGCAGCAGCAGGCTGTACACCGCGAAGGCTGCGGTGCCGAGCAGCATCATGGCATCGCCGATGCTCAGGCCGCCGTTGAGCAGGGAAGCGAAATGACCATTGCTGATCACCAGCACCACGCCGATGATCGAGATCGTGCCGCCAACCAGGGTGCCGGTAGTCGTGCGCTGTTTCATCAGCAGGCCGGTAAGGATCAGTGCGATCAGTGGATAGAGCGCCTGGATGATGCCCATCTTGATCGCGGTGGTGGAGTGTGCGGCGTAGTAGGCCAGGCACTGAAACACCACGCCGCCGAGCAGGCCGAGGACGATCAACTGCCTGTAGCAGCGGGCGACCACTGCGGCGTTGCGGATCAGGCCGCCGAGCACGAACGGGGTGAGCACCAGCAGCGCCAGCAGCCAGCGGTAGAAGCTGATCTCGATGGGCGAGATGGCCGTGGCACTGAGTTTGGTGACGATGGTGTTGCCACCCCACAGGAAGGCGGCCAGGACGGGGAACAGGTAATTCATCAGTCGGGTCTCTCCAGGTCGGCGCCGAGCATAGCACCATGACCCTGGCGGCCAGGTGAAACCGGACCGTTCGGGCAGGCGCAAGGAACATCAGCCTGTCATGTGGGTCGTTTACATAGGTGGGTGTAATGAGCGATCTACTGGTTGCGTGCGAAATCGCGACATTTTTAGTTGATCTCAAGCCCCTCAGGTCCTAAAGTTCGCGCCGAACGTCCATGCTGGAAACGATCCATCCGGCTCAAGTACTGACGACGAGACAGCAAGGCCAAGGGGAGTTGCCCCGTGGCCTTTTTGCTTTCGGCGACATGCCTTGGGAAGTAGGCGAACCAAAGTGGGGATACGGAGGACGTTCATATGCACCCATTTATTCATCTGTTTGCCCCGTGGAGTCCCTTAGCATGCCGATCAAGGTCGAAGACTATTTCGAAGCCAGCACCTTCAACAAAATGAAGGCGTTTGCCGACAAGCAGGAAACCCCGTTCGTACTCATCGACACCAAGATCATCGACAAGGCTTACGATGACCTGCGCGCCGGTTTCGAGTTCGCCAAGGTCTACTACGCCGTCAAGGCCAACCCGGCCAAAGAAATCATCGAGCTGTTGCGCGACAAGGGTTCGAGCTTTGACATCGCCTCCATCTATGAGCTGGACAAGGTCATGGGCTGCGGCGTTGGCCCGGAACGCATCAGCTACGGCAACACCATCAAGAAGTCCAAGGACATCCGCTACTTCTTCGACAAGGGCGTGCGCCTGTTCGCCACCGACTCCGAAGCCGACCTGCGCAACATCGCCAAGGCTGCACCAGGCTCGAAAGTTTATGTGCGCATCCTCACCGAAGGCTCGACCACCGCTGACTGGCCACTGTCGCGCAAGTTCGGCTGCCAGACCGACATGGCCATGGACCTGCTGATCCTGGCCCGTGATCTGGGTCTGGTGCCTTACGGTATTTCGTTCCACGTCGGTTCCCAGCAGCGCGACATCAGCGTGTGGGACGCGGCGATTGCCAAGGTCAAGGTGATCTTCGAGCGTCTGAAACAGGAAGACGGCATCGAACTGAAGCTGATCAACATGGGTGGCGGCTTCCCGGCCAACTACATCACCCGCACCAACAGCCTGGAAACCTACGCCGAAGAGATCATCCGCTTCCTGAAGGAAGACTTCGGTGATGACCTGCCGGAAATCATCCTGGAGCCAGGCCGTTCGCTGATCGCCAACGCCGGCATTCTGGTCAGCGAAGTGGTGCTGGTGGCGCGCAAGTCGCGTACCGCCGTGGAGCGCTGGGTGTACACCGACGTGGGCAAGTTCTCCGGCCTGATCGAAACCATGGACGAGTCGATCAAGTTCCCGATCTGGACCGAGAAGAAAGGCGAGATGGAAGAAGTGGTCATCGCAGGGCCCACCTGCGACAGCGCCGACATCATGTACGAGCACTATAAGTACGGTCTGCCGCTGAACCTGGCCATCGGTGACCGCCTGTACTGGCTCTCGACCGGTGCCTACACCACCAGCTACAGCGCTGTGGAGTTCAATGGCTTCCCGCCGCTGAAGGCGTTCTACCTGTAAGGTCGTCACGCACTACAAAAAACCCATGAGCGATCATGGGTTTTTTTATGCCCTCAGAAAAGTACGCGGCGATTTGTAACAGAGGATCCAGATTTACATAACTCAATTGATTTTGGATCCATTGGTTAAGTTATTCGATAACTTCTTATAAATCCTCAGTTCTGGTTGCTTATTCCTACAGGGTCGATCCGCTTTGTTTGCTATTTAGTGTCTTGAAGTTTTGCTAGCTTTTAATAAGTTTCAAGGCTTGAGTTCCGGACTGCCATTTAGGCCGAATGATCACGATAGGGAAATTGGATATGTCGAACGAACACGTGGCATTGGCGACTGACGCCGCTCAGCCTGATGTCAGCGAGATCAGCCGGGTCAGTAATGATTTCATTCGCGCCGCGTCGGGTGTTGCCCAGAATGCGGCTCGCGATCGGGGCCTGCTGATAACCAACGAAGACGTACGTAGCATCCATCGCTACGTCAGTAGTGCGCTGGCCCTGCCGAGCGACATTGCCCAGGTCCGGCAACTGCTGGGCAATTACCAAAGTGGTATTCCCGGTTTGCAGCCTGAAGACGTCAAACAGCTGTATCTGACGATCCAGGAGCACGCCGCAAGTTGGGCCGGGCTGGAAGACGACATGCGTGCGGTGGGCAGCGATCTGCATGTATTTGCCGGCAATCTGGTTCGCACCGCTGAAGACATGGTCGGTTTTATTCAGGGGCTTGAAGCCTGGCGAACCCTCAAGCTGAGTGAGCTGAGCGTCAGTGAAATCGAGCAGATGCCGATGGTTGAACTGACCGACTCCGATCGCAGGCACCTGCCGGGTTTGCTGGCCTTGGTGGGTGACCTGAAGTTACACATCGCTGATTACAGCAGCAGTACCCGGCGGGTCAGTCAGGGGCTTGAGGCGTTCAAGGCGCACCTGCGAGACCGAATCAGGCCCGAGGTCGCTCGTAAGATTGATCTGGCGAGCTCTGCGGAAGCGGGTGACAACCTGGTTCAGCTCAAGGACCGGATTGTGCTGCTCAATGAGCGTATCAATCAAAAGGCCAGCGAGTATGAGGAGTACTGCGGCTACCGATGGGTCGGGTTTTGGTGGGGGCCGGCAGGTGGAGCGGTTTCCTGGTCGATCTACGGGCCCAAGGCCGCGGAGGTCCTTGCACAGCAGAGCCAGTTGATCGACGAAAAGCAGACGCTTGAAACCCAACTCAGGCAGCACGACCGGTTTCTCGGCAACCTGTTTGCCTTTGAGTCTGGCATGCAGGATCTGAGAACCCGTATCGAAGGAGCGGCCAGCAGTATCAGCAATATCGAAAGTATCTGGAGTTTGCTCGAGAAGTTGGCAGACGACTCGCATCGGCGCATCAATGACCTGGACAACGCGCTGCTGCTGGTTGTTTTTGTTTCACGGTTTCGCGCAGTTATTGCCAATTGGCAAGACATAAAAGAGCAGGCGTTCAATATGCTGACGGCTTTTAACAGGGTCGTTGGTGATGTGCGGCGTTGATAGTAAAGTAACTAACGATAAGGAAGATTAAAGAATGAATGTTCATGTCATGGACACTCCGTTTTTGTTACCAAAGCCTGATCTGGACGTGCTGGTGGCCAACAGAGCGCAATTGCGCCGCTACACTGAGGCGCTTGGCGAGATCCATTTGCCGGTCAAGCGCGAGAAACTGCTCAGCCTGATTGAGGAGTTGAGTCATGTCGACAAGCAGGTGCTCGACATACTGACGCTTGGACCTGGGCTGTTGGCCAATCACGGCTTGCCGGACCTGCTCGAAACCATTGCCAAGCTCAAGCAACAGCCGTTGACCGACGAAACCGGCAGCCACATCGAGGTGATCGTCAAGGAGATCCGTGAAGAGCGGTTCAAGACGCTTGCCGAGCTGCAACTGCAGTCCAGCGCGCTGGATGATGCGCTGGTTAATTTTTCGGCAGTCAGCGTCAGCGACGTCGATCACTTTGTGGTTGAGATCGAGGCCAGCCTGACGCAAGTGGATGAGCAGATTGCCGCTGAAAACCAGCCGTTGGGCAAATGGCTGGAGGAAGAAGCGGCGCTCAACAAGCTGATTGCCGAGGTCGAGGCATTGAGTGCACTCGACAAGTTCAAGCCGCTGGTGGCGTCTCTGGACAAACTGATCGAAATAGACCCGAACAATCGATTGGTCGGCTCGATCAAGGCCGGTATTGCCGGCATGAGCAGTATTCTTGATCTGGCCAACGATGCGCTGGAATACAAGCACCTGCTCAAGCACCGCGAGCGTTTGCAGGAGCTGCTCGACGCGCTGCGCGGTAATGCTCGTGAGCTGCACGAAAAACGCAAGGCTGAGGCCCGCAAGCTGGAGCAATTCAGACAGCTTCAGGCGCTGGAGGAACTGAAGTCGGCCTATAGCCAGGAAGTCGCCAGATTACTGGCTGCGCTGAACGGCTTCCTCACTGCCAATCGCATCGAAGCGGTCGACAGTGTTGAAGCCCAGACGGCGCTGTTTATTCGCCATGCCCGCTTCCTGAGCAATTACCTCACTGAGCTGCGCCGGGACTGGCGCAGTTGATAGACGGGTTCTGGCTGAGCCGGACCAGAACGTCACGCAGCGCTGCCTGGTCTGACTCGTCACCGAGTTCAGCGGCACGCTGATGATAGGCTTGCGCCAGAGCACGCAATGCCGGGTGAGCGGCGGTCAGTAATGACTGGCGACTCACCCGCAGAAAATTGAGGTTGCCGCCCGCCAGCGCTGTGTTCATCCAGGTTTGCGCCTGTTCAATCTCGCCTTGTTCGGCCAGCACGGTGGCATGGCTGAATTGCCCGCGAAAATCCCCGGCTTCGGCAGAGCGTCGATACCAGTCATGCGCTGCCTCCAGATCAACTTTGCCGGCCAGCCCTTCTTCCAGATAGCGCCCCAGCAAGTTCATCGACTTGGCATGCCCCTGATGGGCGGCCTTGTGGTAACAGGCCATGGCCAGCCAGTGATCCTGACGTACGCCACGCCCGCTGCCCAGCAGGTTGCCCAGGTTATACAGGCCCCAGTCAAAGTTCTGCTCGGCGGCCAGCTGATACTGCTGCGCGGCCTGCACGACATCGGCCTCGCATCCCCAGCCATGCTCCAGGCAACGGCCCAGCATGTTGCGCGCCATCAAGTGGCCTTGATCGGCCGCGATTCTGAACCAGGTCACCGCCAGCGCCGGGTCGCGCTGTATGCCGTTGCCATCAAGCAGGATCTGCCCCAGTAGCGCTTGGGCTTCGACCAGCCCTTGCCCGGCGGCAGCCAGAATGGCCTGGGCTGCACGTCCGGGGTTATCTGCCAGCATGGCTTGCAGGGCTTCGCTGTCGAGCTGTTCTTCACGGGCCAACTTCCAGCTCATGGCTCAGACCTCGACCCAGCGGCGCAGCAGGTTGTGATAAGTCCCGGTCAACTGCACCAGTGACGGATGATCAGGTACATCGCGGGTCAGTTGCTGGATGGCGGTATCCATCTCGAACAGCAGGGCGCGCTGGCTGTCTTCGCGGACCAGACTCTGAGTCCAGAAAAACGAGGCCAGACGAGTACCGCGGGTCACCGCGTTGACTTTATGCAGGCTGGTGCCGGGGTACAGCACCAGATCGCCGGCCGGCAGCTTGACCTGTTGCGTGCCGTAGGTGTCCTGAATGATCAGTTCACCGCCGTCATAGTCATCGGGATCACTGAAAAACAGCGTCGAGGACAGGTCGGTACGCACCCGCTCGGTCGTGCCTTTGACCTGGCGTACGGCGTTGTCGATATGAAAGTCGAAGTTGCCGCCGGCCGTGTAGCAGTTGAACAACGGTGGATACACCTTGTTCGGCAGCGCGGCTGACATGAACAGCGGGTTGGACCACAGCCGCTCAAGCATGGCGGTGCCGATTTCCTTGGCCAGCGGGTGGCCTTCAGGCAATTGCAGGTTGTGCTTGGCCTTGGCCGACTGGTAACCCGCAGTCAGCTTGCCATCAGCCCAGTCAGTCTGCTCCAGGGCTTCACGGATGCGCAGGACTTCTTCACGGGTGAACAGGCCGGGGATGTGTAAAAGCATGACGTGGCACCGATATGGCCGAGGAGGTGGTGAATGATAGTTATTCTTATTGAATGGGCGCAATGCCGATATTGATGCTTGTCAAAGCCCTTGGCGATTCTGGCAAAGCTGGGTGAATAATGTAAAAAATATGCAAATGTCAATTACTCTCAATTGCCTCTCGGGCAGTATTGCAATATGTTTCGCGGCCGGAGTATGGGTCGCCGTTGCGCATGCTCAAGTGGTCAGCAAGCTCAGCCCGCCTGATCGGCGCGGCTGGCTTAAAATGATAATGAGAATAACTAGCGTCTGCCGCATAATGCGCGCCGCTCAGGGCAATAGAGGTGCCGGTGGTGTTCAAGAAAGTTTTGTTTCAGTTGCACTGGTTCTTCGGCATCAGCGCAGGTCTGGTGCTGGCGCTGATGGGCGTGACCGGTGCCCTGTATTCCTTCGAGGAAGAAATTCTCGACGCCATAAATCCCGACGTTTTGCTGGTAGAGAAGCGCGATGCGCCGCTACCGCCTGTTGAGTTGGTGCGCAAGCTCGAAGCTGCCAAGGGCATGACCGTGGCTATCCTGCGGGTTGAAACCACCAGCAATCGGGTTGCCCAGGCCTATTTTCAGCCCAAACCTGGCGAGCGACGCGGACCGCGGGTCAATTTCGACCAGTACACCGGCGAACTGCGTGGCGATGGTGTGGGCGAAGGCTTTTTCGACCTGATGCTCAACCTGCACCGCTTTCTTGCTTCCGGCCAGACAGGTCGGCAGATCACCGGCGCCTGTACCCTGATCCTGATTTTCTTCTGCCTGTCGGGCCTGTACCTGCGCTGGCCGCGCAAGCCGCTGGACTGGCGGGTCTGGCTGACCATAGACTGGGCCAAGAAGGGCCGCAGTTTCAACTGGGACCTGCACTCGATTTTTGGCACCTGGTGTTTACTGGCTTATCTGTTGTTCGCGATCACCGGCTTGATGTGGTCCTATCAATGGTGGAATCAGGGCATGACCCGGCTGCTGGGCGATGCACCGCCAGCCGGTGAGCAGCGCCGCCCGGCCGGCCCTGGTGCTGGCGGTGGCAAGCCGGCCCAGCCGCCGGGGCCGCTGGTGGTGGATTACGACGCCGTCTGGGCGAGCATCCGCGACACCGCAGGCCCTGGCTTGGCGGGTTATAACCTGCGCCTGCCAGCAGCCGGTGGGCAATCGGCTACCGTGTTCTATTTGCTCAAGGACTCGCCGCACCCACGGGCGCTGAACATCATCAATCTCGACCCCGCCACCGGCAAGATCAACTCGGTGTCACGCTACGCCGACAAGGGGCTCGGTGCGCAATTGTTGACCAGTAACTATGCGCTGCACGTCGGCAGTTACTTCGGCCTGCCGGGGCGGATCATCATGACCATCGCCTCGCTGCTGATGCCGCTGTTCTTCATCACCGGCTGGCTGCTGTATCTGGATCGGCGCCGCAAGAAACGCGATATTCGCAATGCCCGCAGTGGCTTGCAGACGGCAGGCGGCGAGGGTGATTCGTGGTTGGTGGGCTTTGCCAGCCAGAGCGGTTTTGCCGAGCAACTGGCTTGGCAAACCGCCGGGCAATTGCAAGCGGCCGGCCTGCCCGTCAAGGTCCAGCGCCTGGCGGAACTGACCGAGCAAGACCTGCAGCAACGTCGCAACGCGGTGTTTGTGGTCAGTACCTTCGGTGACGGTGAGGCGCCGGACAGCGCCCGTGGCTTCGAGCGCAAGCTGCTCGGTCAGCCACTGGCGCTGGATAACCTCAACTACGCGGTGCTGGCCCTGGGTGACCGCCAGTACCAGCACTTCTGCGCCTTTGCTCAGCGCTTGCACGGCTGGTTGGCCGAGCGTGGCAGCCGCTCGCTGTTCGCCCCGGTGGAGGTGGATAACGCCGACCCGGCGGCGCTGCAGAACTGGCAGCAACAACTGGGGCGGGTGACCGGCAGCACGCCGACCGGCGCCTGGCAGGCTCCGCAATTCGAGAGCTGGACCCTGAGCCGCCGTGAGCAGAT comes from the Pseudomonas sp. StFLB209 genome and includes:
- a CDS encoding glycine betaine ABC transporter substrate-binding protein, which produces MKKLCLALSLTLGLGSLFSAFAQAAEKPLLRIGARVFTEQTMLAEITAQYLRSKNYDVQITGGLGSNLARSAHESGQLDLLWEYTGVSLVAYNHVEERLDSEQSYARVKELDAKKGLVWLAPSRFSNTYALGLPDKIAKEYPQLNTVSDLTRVLKDEADQGHIVALDTEFANRSDGLGGLVKHYDMNLGRENIRQMDAGLVYTAMRNGQVFAGLVYTTDGRLDAFKLKVLDDDKHYFPDYTAAPVVRKAFLDQHPELAGLLKPLAELLDNATMRALNAKVDVDHQSPSTVAAEFLRQHPLN
- a CDS encoding ABC transporter permease is translated as MDLLNAFSHMDWNQVLHLTGQHITLVGVAVTLAILVGVPLGILMTRFPTLAGPLQASATVLLTVPSIALFGLLLPFYSKFGQGLGPLPAITAVFLYSLLPIMRNTYLALTGVEPGIREAAKGIGMTFGQRLRMVELPIAVPVILAGVRTAVVMNIGVMTIAATIGAGGLGVLILASISRSDMSMLIVGAVLVSILAIIADLLLQWLQRSLTPKGLLK
- a CDS encoding osmoprotectant ABC transporter ATP-binding protein OsmV; its protein translation is MIELQNLTKTFQSNGKEVKAVDSVSLTVNEGEICVFLGPSGCGKSTTLKMINRLIEPTSGKVLINGEDTTGLDEVTLRRNIGYVIQQIGLFPNMTIEENIVVVPKLLGWDKQKCHDRARELMSMIKLEPKQYLHRYPRELSGGQQQRIGVIRALAAEAPLLLMDEPFGAVDPINREMIQNEFFEMQRALNKTVIMVSHDIDEALKLGDKIAIFRAGKLIQIDHPDTLLAHPADDFVSNFVGQDSTLKRLLLVKAEDAADNAPSVSPETPVADALEVMDDQDRRYVVVTDADNKAMGYVRRRDLHRQTGTCAQFLREFNATAAYDENLRILLSRMYEFNRAWLPVLDAERVFLGEVTQESIAAYLSSGRSRGAKTSIVSPAELAAS
- a CDS encoding DMT family transporter, encoding MNYLFPVLAAFLWGGNTIVTKLSATAISPIEISFYRWLLALLVLTPFVLGGLIRNAAVVARCYRQLIVLGLLGGVVFQCLAYYAAHSTTAIKMGIIQALYPLIALILTGLLMKQRTTTGTLVGGTISIIGVVLVISNGHFASLLNGGLSIGDAMMLLGTAAFAVYSLLLQRWKIQLPMLQTVYTQAIVASVALAPFYLLTERHALTGEVLALVGFAGIGASICAPLAWIHAISRLGASRTAPFFNLVPVITAVLATVLLGEQLTAWITLGGLLAIGGVIVSEYCRKKA
- a CDS encoding type III PLP-dependent enzyme, coding for MPIKVEDYFEASTFNKMKAFADKQETPFVLIDTKIIDKAYDDLRAGFEFAKVYYAVKANPAKEIIELLRDKGSSFDIASIYELDKVMGCGVGPERISYGNTIKKSKDIRYFFDKGVRLFATDSEADLRNIAKAAPGSKVYVRILTEGSTTADWPLSRKFGCQTDMAMDLLILARDLGLVPYGISFHVGSQQRDISVWDAAIAKVKVIFERLKQEDGIELKLINMGGGFPANYITRTNSLETYAEEIIRFLKEDFGDDLPEIILEPGRSLIANAGILVSEVVLVARKSRTAVERWVYTDVGKFSGLIETMDESIKFPIWTEKKGEMEEVVIAGPTCDSADIMYEHYKYGLPLNLAIGDRLYWLSTGAYTTSYSAVEFNGFPPLKAFYL
- a CDS encoding alpha-xenorhabdolysin family binary toxin subunit A, which translates into the protein MSNEHVALATDAAQPDVSEISRVSNDFIRAASGVAQNAARDRGLLITNEDVRSIHRYVSSALALPSDIAQVRQLLGNYQSGIPGLQPEDVKQLYLTIQEHAASWAGLEDDMRAVGSDLHVFAGNLVRTAEDMVGFIQGLEAWRTLKLSELSVSEIEQMPMVELTDSDRRHLPGLLALVGDLKLHIADYSSSTRRVSQGLEAFKAHLRDRIRPEVARKIDLASSAEAGDNLVQLKDRIVLLNERINQKASEYEEYCGYRWVGFWWGPAGGAVSWSIYGPKAAEVLAQQSQLIDEKQTLETQLRQHDRFLGNLFAFESGMQDLRTRIEGAASSISNIESIWSLLEKLADDSHRRINDLDNALLLVVFVSRFRAVIANWQDIKEQAFNMLTAFNRVVGDVRR
- a CDS encoding alpha-xenorhabdolysin family binary toxin subunit B; this translates as MNVHVMDTPFLLPKPDLDVLVANRAQLRRYTEALGEIHLPVKREKLLSLIEELSHVDKQVLDILTLGPGLLANHGLPDLLETIAKLKQQPLTDETGSHIEVIVKEIREERFKTLAELQLQSSALDDALVNFSAVSVSDVDHFVVEIEASLTQVDEQIAAENQPLGKWLEEEAALNKLIAEVEALSALDKFKPLVASLDKLIEIDPNNRLVGSIKAGIAGMSSILDLANDALEYKHLLKHRERLQELLDALRGNARELHEKRKAEARKLEQFRQLQALEELKSAYSQEVARLLAALNGFLTANRIEAVDSVEAQTALFIRHARFLSNYLTELRRDWRS
- a CDS encoding tetratricopeptide repeat protein is translated as MSWKLAREEQLDSEALQAMLADNPGRAAQAILAAAGQGLVEAQALLGQILLDGNGIQRDPALAVTWFRIAADQGHLMARNMLGRCLEHGWGCEADVVQAAQQYQLAAEQNFDWGLYNLGNLLGSGRGVRQDHWLAMACYHKAAHQGHAKSMNLLGRYLEEGLAGKVDLEAAHDWYRRSAEAGDFRGQFSHATVLAEQGEIEQAQTWMNTALAGGNLNFLRVSRQSLLTAAHPALRALAQAYHQRAAELGDESDQAALRDVLVRLSQNPSINCASPGAAQ
- a CDS encoding Fe2+-dependent dioxygenase gives rise to the protein MLLHIPGLFTREEVLRIREALEQTDWADGKLTAGYQSAKAKHNLQLPEGHPLAKEIGTAMLERLWSNPLFMSAALPNKVYPPLFNCYTAGGNFDFHIDNAVRQVKGTTERVRTDLSSTLFFSDPDDYDGGELIIQDTYGTQQVKLPAGDLVLYPGTSLHKVNAVTRGTRLASFFWTQSLVREDSQRALLFEMDTAIQQLTRDVPDHPSLVQLTGTYHNLLRRWVEV
- a CDS encoding sulfite reductase flavoprotein subunit alpha → MFKKVLFQLHWFFGISAGLVLALMGVTGALYSFEEEILDAINPDVLLVEKRDAPLPPVELVRKLEAAKGMTVAILRVETTSNRVAQAYFQPKPGERRGPRVNFDQYTGELRGDGVGEGFFDLMLNLHRFLASGQTGRQITGACTLILIFFCLSGLYLRWPRKPLDWRVWLTIDWAKKGRSFNWDLHSIFGTWCLLAYLLFAITGLMWSYQWWNQGMTRLLGDAPPAGEQRRPAGPGAGGGKPAQPPGPLVVDYDAVWASIRDTAGPGLAGYNLRLPAAGGQSATVFYLLKDSPHPRALNIINLDPATGKINSVSRYADKGLGAQLLTSNYALHVGSYFGLPGRIIMTIASLLMPLFFITGWLLYLDRRRKKRDIRNARSGLQTAGGEGDSWLVGFASQSGFAEQLAWQTAGQLQAAGLPVKVQRLAELTEQDLQQRRNAVFVVSTFGDGEAPDSARGFERKLLGQPLALDNLNYAVLALGDRQYQHFCAFAQRLHGWLAERGSRSLFAPVEVDNADPAALQNWQQQLGRVTGSTPTGAWQAPQFESWTLSRREQINPGSTGSKVFLLGLSAPAAASWEAGDLVEILPRNSDAVLTRLLQGLGLSGQEPVTVDGLQETLLQALGSRQLPQHRAHLVGLHAQALVDALVPLAAREYSIASTPSDGDLQLIVRQEIHTDGGLGVGSGWLTEYLVEGATISLRLRRNSGFHLPQEPVPLILIGNGTGLAGLRSLLKARIEQQQTRNWLLFGERNRAHDFLCGDQLQGWLEGGQLARLDLAFSRDQEQKIYVQDRLREAADELRAWLADGAVIYICGSLQGMAAGVDQALNDLLGEQAVSELIEQGRYKRDVY